Proteins from a single region of Pithys albifrons albifrons isolate INPA30051 chromosome 10, PitAlb_v1, whole genome shotgun sequence:
- the ALG14 gene encoding UDP-N-acetylglucosamine transferase subunit ALG14 has product MELQQLVALLLLLPLLLVPLALLARGRRGRRTPPLSLLVVAGSGGHTTEVLRLLSCLSESYSPRHYVFADSDKMSEAKIRSFEQKRAETFPNSKFTLHRIPRSREVRQSWTSSVVTTLYSIFYSLPLTNKLKPDLILCNGPGTCVPVCISALLLGLLGIKRSIIVYVESICRVETLSLSGKILYYFSDYFIVQWPDLKVKYPKSVYLGRIV; this is encoded by the exons AtggagctccagcagctggtcgccctcctcctcctcctccccttacTGCTCGTGCCGCTGGCGCTCCTGGCCAGGGGGCGCCGCGGCCGGCGGACACCTCCGCTCAGTCTCCTGGTGGTGGCCGGCTCCG gtGGGCACACAACAGAAGTCCTGAGGTTACTTAGCTGTTTGTCAGAGTCATACTCTCCTAGACATTATGTTTTTGCAGACTCAGATAAGATGAGTGAAGCTAAAATACGTTCTTTTGAACAAAAAAGGGCTGAAACATTCCCCAATTCCAAG TTCACCCTTCATCGCATTCCTAGAAGCCGTGAGGTGAGGCAATCTTGGACCTCCTCTGTGGTAACAACTCTATACTCCATATTTTACTCTCTTCCTTTGACCAACAAACTGAAACCAGACTTG ATACTGTGCAATGGGCCAGGAACATGTGTTCCTGTCTGTATCTCTGCTCTTCTTCTTGGTCTTCTCGGAATAAAGAGATCAATCATTGTGTATGTAGAGAGCATCTGCCGCGTGGAAACTTTATCGCTGTCTGGAAAGATTCTTTACTACTTTTCAGATTATTTCATCGTTCAGTGGCCTGATCTAAAGGTAAAATATCCCAAGTCAGTTTATCTTGGTCGAATCGTGTAA